The following coding sequences are from one Vicugna pacos chromosome 19, VicPac4, whole genome shotgun sequence window:
- the EIF6 gene encoding eukaryotic translation initiation factor 6 produces MAVRASFENNCEIGCFAKLTNTYCLVAIGGSENFYSVFEGELADTIPVVHASIAGCRIIGRMCVGNRHGLLVPNNTTDQELQHIRNCLPDSVQIRRVEERLSALGNVTTCNDYVALVHPDLDRETEEILADVLKVEVFRQTVADQVLVGSYCIFSNQGGLVHPKTSIEDQDELSSLLQVPLVAGTVNRGSEVIAAGMVVNDWCAFCGLDTTSTELSVVESVFKLNEAQPSTIATSMRDSLIDSLT; encoded by the exons ATGGCGGTCCGCGCGTCTTTCGAGAACAACTGTGAGATCGGCTGCTTTGCCAAACTTACCAACACCTACTGCCTGGTGGCCATCGGAGGATCAGAGAACTTTTACAG TGTGTTCGAGGGCGAGCTCGCTGATACCATCCCCGTGGTGCACGCGTCCATCGCCGGCTGCCGTATCATCGGGCGCATGTGTGTGG GGAACCGGCATGGTCTTCTGGTACCCAACAACACCACTGACCAGGAGCTGCAACACATTCGCAACTGCTTACCAGACTCAGTGCAGATCCGGCGGGTGGAGGAACGGCTCTCAGCCCTGGGCAATGTCACCACCTGCAACGACTATGTGGCCTTGGTCCACCCAGACCTGGACAGG gaaacagaagaaatcCTGGCTGATGTGCTCAAGGTGGAAGTCTTCAGACAGACAGTGGCTGACCAGGTGTTAGTAGGAAGCTACTGTATCTTTAGCAATCAGGGAGGGCTGGTACATCCCAAGACTTCAATTGAAGACCAGGATGAGCTGTCTTCTCTCCTTCAAGTCCCCCTTGTG GCGGGCACTGTGAACAGAGGCAGTGAGGTGATTGCCGCCGGGATGGTGGTGAACGACTGGTGTGCCTTCTGTGGCCTGGACACAACCAGCACAGAGCTGTCAGTGGTGGAGAGCGTCTTCAAGCTGAATGAAGCCCAGCCTAGCACCATTGCTACCAGCATGCGGGATTCCCTCATCGACAG CCTCACCTGA
- the FAM83C gene encoding protein FAM83C, with the protein MFRGLGPGGLGAQGMAGPLRGRVEELKRPWWRESPPLVLQHSEAARLAADALLERGEAAYLRVISEERELPFLSALDVDYMISHVRGGPELSEAQGLEASGPDRLSLLSEVTSGTYFPMVSDIEPPDLDLGWPEVPQATGFSPTQAVVHFQRDKAKNIKDLLRFLFSQARTVVAVVMDIFTDMELLCDLMEASSRRGVPVYLLLAQEHLRHFLEMCYKMDINGGHLLNMRVRSTCGDTYCSKAGRRFTGQALEKFVIIDCEQVVAGSYSFTWLCSQAHTSMVLQLRGRIVEDFDREFRCLYAESQPVEGFCGGEDTLPPRVPCPPAVAPAFGPGIPSTTSSSPSSTSLSSIKRSPLMGHSSYLALPGGSGSSDMGVGSSSPGPARCGANGQPSLQRQLSDPNHGPLLGPYRANLGKLGASPWSQSSPALNYNSASPTTLAGGSPLLARPGPLFPFSRGVPALSRLPENGVLGSQGPSPPRGRWVPGTALEAVEENKVSLSQSHGQLDLLVPFTRAREVGGPDSGVTPNSGSFWPGEQALEDRKLDPNQRYNQLDLLSEAQGAPDSDCPRPGNRTPEDKRFSHNHSHGQLDLLMQSPKAGGSRVPPEANSSARAGKQGPDERRQTLGHSQLDLITKFGPFRGEGPGPSDLPRPSPARKAGVDSADEKRLTLGHSKLDLITKYHELPGTRQGPEPGLPGSPTGGPTDGHCNGNSNGLSGDEKRLTLGHSKLDLITKYNKSKFKMLRSRFES; encoded by the exons ATGTTCAGAGGCCTagggcctgggggcctgggggctcaGGGCATGGCGGGGCCCCTGCGGGGCCGGGTGGAGGAGCTGAAGCGGCCATGGTGGCGGGAGAGCCCACCACTGGTGCTACAGCACAGTGAGGCAGCCCGGCTGGCGGCCGACGCCCTCCTGGAACGAGGTGAGGCTGCCTACCTGCGGGTCATCTCCGAGGAGCGGGAGCTGCCCTTCCTGAGTGCTCTGGATGTGGACTACATGATCAGCCATGTACGTGGGGGCCCTGAGCTCAGCGAGGCCCAGGGACTGGAGGCCTCGGGGCCTGACCGCCTCAGCCTGCTCTCAGAAGTCACCTCAGGCACTTACTTCCCCATGGTCTCCGACATAGAACCCCCGGACCTGGACTTGGGCTGGCCGGAGGTTCCACAGGCCACGGGCTTcagccccacccaggctgtggtcCATTTCCAGCGGGACAAGGCCAAGAACATCAAGGACCTTCTGCGTTTTCTCTTCAGCCAGGCCCGCACG gtggTAGCCGTGGTGATGGACATATTCACGGACATGGAGCTTCTGTGTGACCTCATGGAGGCCTCAAGCCGGCGTGGTGTCCCTGTGTACCTGCTCTTGGCTCAGGAGCACCTGAGGCACTTCCTGGAGATGTGCTACAAGATGGACATCAATGGGGGACACCTGCTG AACATGCGTGTGCGGAGCACATGTGGGGACACGTACTGCAGCAAGGCAGGCCGCCGCTTCACCGGGCAGGCCCTGGAGAAGTTCGTCATCATTGACTGTGAGCAGGTGGTGGCGGGCAGCTACAG CTTCACCTGGCTTTGCAGCCAGGCCCACACTAGCATGGTGCTGCAGCTGAGGGGCCGCATTGTGGAAGACTTTGACCGGGAGTTCCGCTGTCTTTATGCTGAGTCACAGCCCGTGGAGGGCTTCTGCGGAGGAGAAGATACCCTACCTCCTAGGGTACCATGCCCTCCTGCAGTGGCCCCGGCCTTCGGGCCCGGCATCCCCAGCACCACATCCTCATCACCCTCCAGCACCAGCCTCAGTAGCATCAAGCGCTCACCTCTCATGGGCCACTCCTCCTACCTTGCTCTACCAGGAGGCAGTGGCTCCAGTGACATGGGTGTGGGGTCCTCATCCCCGGGCCCTGCCCGCTGTGGGGCCAATGGCCAGCCCTCCCTGCAACGCCAGCTGTCAGACCCTAACCACGGCCCCCTGCTAGGGCCCTATAGGGCCAATTTGGGCAAGCTGGGAGCATCCCCATGGTCCCAGTCCTCCCCTGCCCTCAACTACAATAGCGCCAGCCCCACGACCCTGGCAGGAGGGTCACCTCTGCTTGCTCGCCCTGGccccctctttcccttctcccgGGGTGTTCCAGCTCTGTCCCGGCTCCCAGAGAATGGGGTTCTGGGAAGTCAGGGACCTAGCCCCCCACGAGGCCGCTGGGTACCTGGGACAGCACTGGAGGCAGTGGAGGAGAATAAGGTGTCTCTGAGTCAGAGCCATGGCCAGCTGGATCTCCTTGTCCCCTTCACCAGAGCACGAGAAGTCGGGGGCCCTGATTCTGGGGTTACCCCCAACTCAGGCTCTTTTTGGCCTGGTGAGCAGGCCCTAGAGGACAGGAAGTTGGACCCAAACCAGAGATACAACCAGCTGGATCTCCTGTCCGAGGCCCAAGGTGCCCCTGATTCAGACTGCCCCAGACCTGGCAATCGGACCCCAGAGGACAAGAGGTTTTCCCATAACCACAGTCATGGCCAACTGGACCTCCTGATGCAGTCCCCCAAGGCTGGGGGCTCTAGAGTGCCTCCTGAAGCCAACTCCTCAGCCAGGGCTGGCAAGCAGGGTCCAGATGAGAGACGGCAGACGCTGGGTCACAGCCAGCTGGACCTCATCACAAAGTTTGGCCCATTCCGGGGTGAGGGGCCAGGGCCCAGTGATCTCCCCAGACCGAGCCCTGCTCGAAAGGCTGGAGTGGACTCTGCAGATGAGAAACGGCTGACTCTGGGACACAGCAAGCTGGACCTCATCACCAAGTATCATGAATTGCCAGGCACCAGGCAGGGACCTGAGCCTGGCCTCCCAGGGAGCCCCACAGGTGGCCCCACAGATGGCCATTGCAATGGCAATAGCAATGGCCTGTCTGGGGATGAGAAACGGCTGACCTTGGGCCACAGCAAACTGGACCTCATCACTAAGTACAACAAGTCCAAGTTCAAGATGCTCCGAAGCCGCTTTGAGTCCTAG